In Streptomyces sp. NBC_01707, a genomic segment contains:
- a CDS encoding amino acid permease encodes MSISTSAQPGAEADPQKDEEQRLRELGYQPVLARRMGGFGNFAISFSVISILSGCMTLYGFGMSTGGPAVMLWGWAGVGLFVLCVGMALAEVTSAYPTSGALYYMADRLGGRKWGWYTGWLNLLGLLGAIAGIDYGAALFTGALMNLQWGFDPTPGHTMIIFVCILLLHAVLNLFGVRLVSVLNSISVWWHLAGVAVIVAVLAIVPSHHQSPSFVFTEFVNDTGWQNPLYVAAIGLLLAQYTFCGYDASAHLSEETSNASVTAARGIVRSIWVSWIAGFVLLAGLTFAIQDYAGTQDTATGVPPAQILIDALGTSGATAMLLIVIAAQLFCGNAEVAAASRMVFAFSRDNALPGSTLWRKVSARTQTPVNAVWLSVVVAGLLALPSLYSATAYGAVTAINVIGITPAYAIPIFLKLRAGDRFQRGPWHLGRWSKPIGWIAVAWVAIVTVLFLLPQSSPVTIDSMNYASIALVAVLVLATVWWFVARGSYGTPSAYGNAREQAEIAADIV; translated from the coding sequence ATGTCCATATCCACTTCGGCCCAGCCGGGCGCGGAGGCCGACCCCCAGAAGGACGAGGAGCAGCGGCTGCGCGAACTCGGCTACCAGCCGGTGCTGGCCCGCCGCATGGGCGGCTTCGGCAACTTCGCCATCAGCTTCTCCGTCATCTCGATCCTGTCCGGCTGCATGACCCTGTACGGCTTCGGCATGTCGACCGGCGGACCGGCGGTGATGCTGTGGGGCTGGGCCGGTGTCGGCCTGTTCGTGCTCTGCGTCGGCATGGCGCTCGCCGAGGTCACCAGCGCCTACCCGACGTCCGGCGCGCTGTACTACATGGCGGACCGGCTCGGTGGCCGCAAATGGGGCTGGTACACCGGCTGGTTGAACCTGCTCGGCCTGCTCGGCGCGATCGCGGGCATCGACTACGGCGCCGCACTGTTCACCGGCGCGCTGATGAACCTGCAGTGGGGCTTCGACCCGACACCCGGCCACACCATGATCATTTTTGTCTGCATCCTGCTGCTGCACGCCGTGCTGAACCTCTTCGGGGTCCGCCTCGTCAGCGTTCTCAACTCGATCAGCGTGTGGTGGCACCTGGCCGGCGTCGCCGTGATCGTCGCCGTGCTGGCGATCGTCCCCTCGCACCACCAGTCGCCGTCGTTCGTCTTCACCGAGTTCGTCAATGACACGGGATGGCAGAACCCGCTCTATGTGGCGGCGATCGGTCTGCTCCTCGCGCAGTACACCTTCTGTGGATACGACGCCTCCGCCCACCTGTCGGAGGAGACGTCGAACGCCTCGGTGACGGCGGCCCGCGGCATCGTCCGCTCGATCTGGGTCTCCTGGATCGCCGGGTTCGTGCTGCTCGCCGGTCTGACGTTCGCGATCCAGGACTACGCGGGCACCCAGGACACCGCCACCGGTGTCCCGCCCGCCCAGATCCTGATCGACGCGCTCGGTACCTCGGGCGCCACCGCCATGCTGCTGATCGTGATCGCGGCCCAGTTGTTCTGCGGCAACGCCGAGGTCGCCGCGGCCAGCCGGATGGTGTTCGCGTTCAGCCGGGACAACGCGCTGCCGGGTTCGACGCTGTGGCGCAAGGTGAGCGCCCGCACCCAGACACCCGTGAACGCGGTGTGGCTGTCGGTCGTCGTCGCCGGCCTGCTCGCACTTCCGTCCCTGTACTCCGCGACCGCGTACGGTGCGGTGACCGCGATCAATGTCATCGGCATCACGCCCGCCTATGCGATCCCGATCTTCCTGAAGCTGCGCGCGGGCGACCGCTTCCAGCGCGGCCCCTGGCACCTGGGCCGCTGGTCGAAGCCGATCGGCTGGATCGCCGTGGCGTGGGTGGCGATCGTGACCGTACTGTTCCTGCTTCCGCAGTCGTCGCCGGTGACCATCGACTCGATGAACTACGCCTCGATCGCACTGGTGGCGGTCCTGGTACTGGCCACCGTCTGGTGGTTCGTCGCGCGCGGTTCGTACGGCACACCGTCCGCGTACGGAAACGCCCGTGAGCAGGCGGAGATCGCGGCGGACATCGTCTGA
- a CDS encoding sulfite exporter TauE/SafE family protein translates to MDTLTLWQLAALAAASALVGFSKTAVSGANTISLAVFAAVLPARESTGVLLPILIAGDVLAVLTYRRHAHWPTLLRLFPAVAVGVVAGTLFMMWADDDAVRTSIGAILLFMAGVTVWRRRSGAEGGEPPEESGGPSRTARLKARSYGVLGGFTTMVANAGGPVMSLYLLSAGFRKLGFLGTSAWFFLIVNTSKVPFSVGLGLIDARSLLLDAAMLLFVVPGAYVGRKCVDRINQKLFERLVIGATVLGGLQLLVG, encoded by the coding sequence ATGGACACCCTCACACTCTGGCAACTGGCGGCACTGGCCGCGGCATCCGCACTCGTAGGCTTCTCCAAGACGGCCGTCAGCGGTGCCAATACGATCAGTCTCGCGGTCTTCGCGGCCGTGCTCCCGGCCCGCGAGTCCACCGGGGTACTGCTCCCGATCCTCATCGCGGGCGATGTGCTCGCCGTCCTCACCTACCGCAGGCACGCGCACTGGCCGACGCTGCTGCGGCTGTTTCCCGCCGTCGCCGTGGGCGTGGTGGCCGGCACGCTCTTCATGATGTGGGCCGACGACGACGCGGTGAGGACGTCGATCGGCGCGATTCTGCTCTTCATGGCAGGCGTCACCGTCTGGCGGCGCCGATCCGGCGCCGAGGGCGGGGAACCCCCTGAGGAGTCCGGCGGCCCGTCCCGGACGGCTCGGCTCAAGGCCCGTTCGTACGGAGTGCTCGGCGGTTTCACCACCATGGTCGCCAACGCGGGCGGCCCCGTGATGTCGCTCTATCTGCTCTCGGCCGGTTTCCGGAAACTCGGCTTCCTCGGTACGTCGGCGTGGTTCTTCCTGATCGTCAACACCTCCAAGGTGCCGTTCAGCGTGGGCCTCGGCCTCATCGATGCCCGGTCGCTGCTGCTGGACGCCGCGATGTTGCTGTTCGTCGTTCCCGGCGCCTATGTCGGCCGCAAGTGCGTGGACCGGATCAACCAGAAGCTCTTCGAACGACTGGTGATCGGCGCGACCGTGCTCGGCGGCCTCCAGCTGCTCGTGGGCTGA
- a CDS encoding alpha-L-fucosidase — translation MAAALLGAPAATAEVQHPRQQWMRESTAGLFLHWGMFTAPRHVDCEAWEHDVTAGGWSADYWIDEARKLGASYIVLATFHSRLGYARPWPSKIPGSCSTERDFLGELVNAGKAKGIKVELYMTDDPQWHNEVPGVQTLDSDAYSAYKGEKVDLTTREGFGRFSYDQFFEVMENYPDLAGFWIDNDNEYWESHHLYEQIRAKRPSWLLTNNNEDTPIMDTVSNEQKTGMTPAYDYPSAAFTPMPRISEGDYKLPTSGDWWYDGKDHPVDFRLSTGRYITNAGSSMKSLMAETAMVNGRFPPSQQEYNDFMADWTAPIRSSLQGTEGGGYMYGGMQPGFWNDGAHGVVTVRPGARTQYVHVLTRPGTDLVRLRDNGYRATKVTDVRTGKAMAFSQSGGYLTILGIADWDPYDTVFKVDTDGRQRSYYPQNSLRATASSAATGHPAADVVDGSHENYWDSDGKLPASVTIDLGSRRKATSLAVNQREWSPTHARSTFGRPEDSARIKDYAVSTSDDGRLWKTVRSGALPSARGVQFIDIGERTARYLKLDVRNTWAGPQAPDFLGRLRIDEIKVAHGAPVSGSAQVPLEAESRSNDREGGVRTSECGACSGSSRLVGFGGGARNSVTFRDVTAAEAGNYRLQFDHTAGSATSLSVRVNGAAAVDVAVPAGNPDVPGSTAVPVPLVAGANTVEVFSREARGPGLDRIAVGPLPPASYVPKTTMTVDPHGLQWVGAGQQSVKVTAKLRLDADDILDGVQLAPKVPAGWSVEGGPATASSMRLGETLEASWTLTSPPGADVASTTVPVTAAFLTLGTPHEVTQSVGVRPRPADRVFMREAEDSRNTLGTAGQTGCSPCSGGEKVRNIGGSAAADVRFPDVTVDRAGTYTLFIDYTVNGDRSFLVSVNDGAPVEAAVSGIGNSTPTTTTVPVTLAAGANTIRIYNDEESAPDLDRLSLGQP, via the coding sequence ATGGCAGCGGCACTCCTCGGCGCACCCGCCGCCACAGCCGAGGTCCAGCATCCGCGCCAGCAGTGGATGCGCGAGTCCACGGCGGGTCTGTTCCTCCACTGGGGCATGTTCACCGCGCCTCGCCATGTCGACTGTGAAGCGTGGGAGCACGACGTCACCGCGGGCGGCTGGTCCGCCGACTACTGGATCGACGAGGCCCGCAAGCTCGGCGCCTCGTACATCGTCCTCGCCACCTTCCACAGCAGGCTGGGCTATGCGCGGCCGTGGCCCTCGAAGATCCCCGGCAGCTGCTCCACGGAGCGCGACTTCCTCGGCGAGCTCGTGAACGCGGGCAAGGCCAAGGGCATCAAGGTCGAGCTGTACATGACCGATGATCCGCAGTGGCACAACGAGGTGCCGGGGGTGCAGACGCTCGACTCGGACGCGTACTCCGCGTACAAGGGCGAGAAGGTCGACCTGACGACGCGCGAGGGCTTCGGCCGATTCAGCTACGACCAGTTCTTCGAGGTGATGGAGAACTACCCGGATCTGGCGGGGTTCTGGATCGACAACGACAACGAGTACTGGGAGAGCCATCACCTCTACGAGCAGATCCGGGCGAAGCGGCCGTCCTGGTTGTTGACCAACAACAACGAGGACACGCCGATCATGGACACGGTCAGTAATGAGCAGAAGACCGGCATGACTCCGGCGTACGACTATCCATCGGCCGCGTTCACGCCGATGCCGCGCATCTCCGAGGGTGACTACAAGCTGCCGACCAGCGGCGACTGGTGGTACGACGGCAAGGACCACCCGGTGGACTTCCGGCTGAGCACGGGCCGGTACATCACCAACGCGGGCTCGTCCATGAAGTCGCTGATGGCGGAGACGGCGATGGTGAACGGCAGGTTCCCGCCGAGCCAGCAGGAGTACAACGACTTCATGGCCGACTGGACCGCCCCCATCCGGTCCTCGCTGCAGGGTACCGAGGGCGGCGGCTACATGTACGGCGGGATGCAGCCCGGCTTCTGGAACGACGGCGCGCACGGTGTCGTCACCGTCCGGCCGGGGGCGCGGACTCAGTACGTGCATGTGCTGACCCGGCCCGGAACGGATCTGGTGCGTCTGCGGGACAACGGCTACCGGGCGACGAAGGTGACCGATGTACGCACCGGGAAGGCGATGGCGTTCAGCCAGTCCGGGGGCTACCTGACAATCCTCGGGATCGCCGACTGGGATCCGTACGACACGGTGTTCAAGGTCGACACGGACGGCCGGCAGCGGTCCTACTACCCGCAGAACTCCCTGCGGGCCACGGCCTCGTCCGCGGCCACCGGGCACCCGGCCGCCGATGTCGTCGACGGAAGTCACGAGAACTACTGGGACAGTGACGGGAAGCTCCCCGCGTCCGTGACGATCGACCTCGGCAGCCGCCGGAAGGCGACCTCGCTCGCCGTCAACCAGCGCGAATGGTCACCGACACACGCCCGGTCGACGTTCGGCAGGCCGGAGGACTCCGCGCGGATCAAGGACTACGCCGTCTCGACGAGCGACGACGGCAGGCTCTGGAAGACGGTCCGTAGCGGGGCTCTGCCGAGCGCCCGTGGGGTCCAGTTCATCGACATCGGTGAACGCACGGCCCGCTATCTGAAGCTCGACGTACGGAACACCTGGGCCGGTCCGCAGGCACCGGACTTCCTCGGCCGGCTCAGGATCGACGAGATCAAGGTGGCCCACGGGGCACCTGTGTCGGGCTCGGCGCAGGTGCCGCTGGAGGCCGAGTCACGGAGCAACGACCGGGAGGGCGGTGTACGGACGTCCGAGTGCGGGGCCTGCTCGGGTTCGTCCCGGCTCGTCGGGTTCGGCGGCGGAGCACGCAACTCCGTGACGTTCCGGGACGTGACGGCCGCCGAAGCCGGGAACTACCGGCTCCAGTTCGACCACACCGCCGGATCCGCGACCTCGTTGTCGGTACGGGTCAACGGCGCCGCGGCCGTCGATGTGGCGGTGCCCGCGGGCAACCCGGACGTGCCCGGGTCCACGGCTGTCCCGGTGCCGCTGGTCGCGGGCGCCAATACGGTCGAGGTGTTCAGCAGAGAGGCCCGGGGGCCTGGCCTCGACCGGATCGCCGTCGGACCGCTGCCGCCGGCGTCGTACGTGCCCAAGACGACGATGACGGTCGATCCGCACGGGCTGCAGTGGGTCGGCGCCGGGCAGCAGTCGGTCAAGGTGACGGCGAAGCTGCGGCTGGACGCCGACGACATTCTCGACGGTGTCCAGCTCGCCCCGAAGGTTCCCGCGGGCTGGTCGGTCGAGGGCGGTCCGGCTACGGCGTCGTCGATGCGGCTGGGCGAGACCCTCGAGGCGAGCTGGACGCTGACCTCGCCGCCCGGCGCGGATGTCGCGTCGACGACGGTGCCCGTCACCGCGGCCTTCCTGACTCTCGGCACACCGCACGAGGTGACGCAGAGCGTCGGCGTCCGGCCGCGCCCGGCTGACCGGGTGTTCATGCGCGAGGCCGAGGACTCGCGGAACACGCTCGGCACCGCCGGTCAGACCGGCTGCTCGCCCTGCTCCGGCGGCGAGAAGGTGCGAAACATCGGGGGCAGCGCGGCTGCCGATGTCCGGTTCCCTGATGTCACCGTGGACCGGGCCGGCACATACACCCTGTTCATCGACTACACGGTGAACGGGGATCGTTCGTTCCTGGTGAGTGTCAACGACGGAGCGCCGGTCGAAGCTGCGGTGAGCGGCATCGGGAACAGCACCCCGACGACGACCACCGTTCCGGTGACGCTCGCGGCGGGTGCCAACACGATCAGGATCTACAACGACGAGGAGTCCGCGCCCGACCTCGACCGGCTGTCGCTGGGGCAGCCGTAG
- a CDS encoding substrate-binding domain-containing protein, with protein MREPVELRRQRILSVVQSRGAVKVSVLAAELDVSVVTIRRDVEELTRVGRLRRGHGVARPVVDAPEPTTVPAARTEEPAGDGAAVALVVPERHSYLYETLHGARSVLEESGMRIALHIAPQSAGAERPLVERALADGARGLLIAPRWRNARSEELDYGWLAEVGVPTVLMERRPRPGSALHALDSVCSDHWYGTHLAVDHLVSLGHRRIVLAARDDSPTARTIRTAFAEIAAARPEVEDWSIVLSSPAAVPGPGPQPPGAPAEATPDADPDCDATAVDLAALLRERGATAAVLHGDVDALMLVQRLTEGGVQVPRDCSVVAYDDVVAALGSTPLTAVAPPKAEIGRAAAELLLYRLAGTAGATGPVRRTELLPTLKIRGSAQPVPTPED; from the coding sequence ATGCGGGAGCCGGTTGAACTCAGGCGTCAGCGAATCCTGTCGGTGGTGCAGTCGCGGGGTGCCGTCAAGGTCAGCGTGCTCGCCGCCGAGTTGGATGTCTCGGTGGTGACGATCCGGCGGGACGTGGAGGAGCTGACCCGGGTGGGCAGGCTGCGGCGCGGGCACGGGGTGGCCCGTCCGGTGGTCGACGCGCCGGAACCCACCACGGTTCCGGCGGCGCGGACCGAGGAGCCGGCCGGGGACGGCGCCGCGGTCGCCCTCGTCGTACCGGAGCGGCATTCGTACCTGTACGAGACGCTGCACGGCGCCCGGAGCGTGCTGGAGGAGTCCGGGATGCGGATCGCCCTGCACATCGCGCCTCAGTCCGCGGGCGCCGAACGGCCGCTGGTGGAGCGGGCGCTGGCGGACGGGGCCCGCGGCCTGCTGATCGCCCCGCGGTGGCGCAACGCGCGCTCGGAGGAGCTGGACTACGGCTGGCTGGCGGAGGTGGGGGTGCCGACCGTGCTGATGGAGCGGCGGCCCCGGCCGGGCAGCGCGCTGCACGCCCTGGACTCCGTCTGCTCCGACCACTGGTACGGGACGCATCTGGCCGTGGACCATCTGGTGTCGCTGGGCCACCGCCGTATCGTCCTCGCGGCCCGCGACGACAGTCCGACGGCGCGCACCATCCGGACGGCGTTCGCCGAGATCGCGGCGGCCCGTCCGGAGGTGGAGGACTGGTCGATCGTGCTCAGTTCGCCCGCGGCGGTACCCGGTCCCGGTCCGCAGCCGCCCGGCGCACCGGCCGAAGCCACGCCCGATGCCGATCCCGACTGCGACGCCACGGCGGTCGACCTTGCGGCGCTGCTGCGCGAACGGGGCGCCACGGCGGCCGTGCTGCACGGCGACGTGGACGCGCTGATGCTGGTGCAGCGACTGACGGAGGGCGGCGTCCAGGTGCCGCGGGACTGCTCGGTGGTGGCGTACGACGATGTGGTCGCCGCTCTGGGCAGTACGCCGCTGACCGCGGTGGCCCCACCGAAGGCGGAGATCGGGCGGGCGGCGGCCGAGTTGCTGCTGTACCGGCTGGCCGGGACCGCCGGCGCCACCGGTCCGGTGCGCCGGACGGAGTTGCTGCCCACGCTGAAGATCCGCGGTTCCGCACAGCCGGTTCCCACCCCCGAAGACTGA
- a CDS encoding ABC transporter substrate-binding protein: MPGRQSRRSVLASIAALPLTGALSACSSSDDASKSGSTSRTSTISSKGAKRATHITFWSALRGSQEVVDAFNRTHDRVQVDFQQIPTGGQGGYAKLSNASRAGNAPDVATIEYPQVPGFAIDGVARELTDLIGDGLRGKLLPQALGLTTFEQRVFSVPLDVEPMLMHYRTDLFQQFGLEVPRTWDEFEEVARTVRRKAPDRRLATFATDGAMQFAALAWQAGAQWFDTSDGAWNVSLADEPTRRVASYWQRLIDQDLVFMNAVDSRQSDAQISNGQILVRLSGAWDAGAQMNARPAQKGQWAVAPLPQWDPAKPAVGTHGGSTFAVTKDSRHPEAALEFIEWQVSHPDALRARLSSGSSSQYPAAPGLVAVGRKAFDRSYYSGQDIYTVFEEEAHKIRHGWLWGPRMTATGKVMQDGFARAGGGQGSLIDSVRAAQQGTMPDLKALGLATTEHST, encoded by the coding sequence ATGCCTGGTCGACAGAGCCGTCGATCCGTGCTCGCCTCGATCGCCGCCCTGCCGCTGACGGGCGCGCTCAGCGCCTGCAGCAGCAGTGACGACGCATCGAAGTCGGGCAGCACGAGCAGGACCAGCACCATCAGCAGCAAGGGCGCGAAGCGCGCCACGCACATCACCTTCTGGTCGGCCCTGCGCGGCAGCCAGGAGGTCGTGGACGCGTTCAACCGCACCCACGACCGCGTCCAGGTCGACTTCCAGCAGATCCCCACGGGAGGCCAGGGCGGTTACGCCAAGCTCAGCAACGCGTCCCGGGCGGGCAACGCACCGGATGTCGCGACCATCGAGTACCCCCAGGTCCCCGGCTTCGCCATCGATGGAGTGGCACGCGAGCTCACCGATCTGATCGGCGACGGACTGCGCGGCAAACTGCTGCCGCAGGCGCTGGGACTGACCACTTTCGAGCAGCGCGTCTTCAGTGTGCCGCTGGACGTCGAGCCGATGCTGATGCACTACCGCACCGACCTGTTCCAGCAGTTCGGTCTCGAAGTGCCGCGCACCTGGGACGAGTTCGAGGAAGTGGCCCGGACCGTCCGCCGCAAGGCCCCGGACCGGCGTCTGGCGACCTTCGCCACCGACGGTGCCATGCAGTTCGCGGCGCTCGCCTGGCAGGCCGGCGCCCAGTGGTTCGACACCTCGGACGGTGCCTGGAACGTGTCGCTTGCCGACGAGCCGACCCGCCGCGTCGCGTCGTACTGGCAACGGCTGATCGACCAGGACCTGGTCTTCATGAACGCCGTGGACAGCCGGCAGAGTGACGCCCAGATCAGCAACGGCCAGATCCTCGTCCGGCTCAGCGGCGCCTGGGACGCCGGAGCGCAGATGAACGCCCGGCCCGCGCAGAAGGGCCAGTGGGCCGTGGCCCCGCTCCCCCAGTGGGATCCGGCGAAGCCGGCCGTCGGCACCCACGGCGGCTCCACCTTCGCGGTCACCAAGGACAGCCGGCACCCGGAGGCCGCCCTGGAGTTCATCGAGTGGCAGGTGTCGCACCCGGACGCTCTGCGCGCTCGGCTCTCCAGTGGCAGCAGCAGCCAGTATCCGGCCGCCCCCGGTCTCGTCGCCGTCGGCCGCAAGGCCTTCGACCGGAGCTACTACAGCGGCCAGGACATCTACACGGTCTTCGAGGAGGAGGCGCACAAGATCCGGCACGGCTGGCTCTGGGGACCGCGGATGACCGCCACCGGAAAGGTGATGCAGGACGGCTTCGCACGGGCGGGCGGTGGCCAGGGTTCGTTGATCGACTCGGTGCGCGCCGCTCAGCAGGGCACCATGCCGGACCTCAAGGCACTGGGCCTCGCCACCACCGAGCACAGCACCTGA
- a CDS encoding carbohydrate ABC transporter permease, whose product MTAPAPTPSITPAHPANARSAAAPARSARRSARRRELGACGALMTPFFVLLVTVFLIPVGTAVWLSFFSDDQPGLGFGPERTVFVGLRSYTAVLTDPTFLGGLATVVLYCVIYIPVMVIAALALALLLDSGVVRLRSWAQLGLFLPHAVPGIIAAVIWLYLYTPGLSPVIDLLGKADITVDFLGVHTVLPSIVNIALWSNLGYNMVVFYAALQAVSHEVIEASVVDGAGPVRTALQVKAPLVRSSIVMVAMFTLIFALQLFTEPMLLSQSTPMINSRFSPSMYIYDAAFTRNNYGLAAAASVVLLICTIALSYGVTRWTNRADAPEEDAR is encoded by the coding sequence ATGACCGCCCCCGCTCCCACCCCCTCGATCACCCCCGCGCACCCGGCGAACGCCCGGTCGGCCGCGGCGCCCGCGCGCTCCGCCCGCAGGTCGGCCCGGCGCCGTGAACTCGGTGCCTGCGGCGCCCTGATGACACCGTTCTTCGTACTCCTCGTGACGGTCTTCCTGATCCCCGTCGGAACGGCCGTCTGGCTCAGCTTCTTCAGCGACGACCAGCCGGGGCTCGGCTTCGGCCCGGAGCGCACGGTCTTCGTCGGACTGCGCAGCTACACGGCCGTGCTCACCGACCCGACGTTCCTCGGTGGCCTGGCCACCGTCGTCCTCTACTGCGTCATCTACATCCCCGTGATGGTGATCGCCGCGCTCGCGCTGGCGCTGCTGCTGGACTCCGGGGTGGTACGGCTCCGCTCCTGGGCCCAGCTCGGTCTGTTCCTGCCGCACGCCGTGCCCGGCATCATCGCCGCCGTCATCTGGCTGTATCTGTACACGCCAGGGCTCAGCCCGGTGATCGACCTGCTCGGCAAGGCCGACATCACCGTCGACTTCCTCGGCGTGCACACCGTCCTGCCCTCGATCGTGAACATCGCCCTGTGGAGCAATCTCGGCTACAACATGGTGGTCTTCTACGCCGCCCTGCAGGCCGTGTCCCACGAGGTCATCGAGGCCTCGGTCGTCGACGGGGCCGGACCGGTTCGTACCGCGCTCCAGGTCAAGGCGCCACTGGTGCGTTCGTCCATCGTCATGGTGGCGATGTTCACCCTGATCTTCGCGCTCCAGCTGTTCACCGAGCCGATGCTGCTCAGCCAGTCCACCCCGATGATCAACTCACGTTTCTCGCCCAGCATGTACATCTACGACGCGGCGTTCACCCGTAACAACTACGGCCTGGCAGCGGCCGCCTCGGTCGTCCTGCTGATCTGCACGATCGCCCTCTCCTACGGCGTCACCCGCTGGACCAACCGCGCCGATGCCCCCGAGGAGGACGCCCGATGA
- a CDS encoding carbohydrate ABC transporter permease: MSATSPTRDSATLRPRLLGRSVVNVVVGISVLYTLLPVLWLVLAASKDRDALFGSDVLSLNHFAFVQNLKDLFAMDGGLYGRWYGNSLLYAVLGAALGALVSIACGYAFDKYRFPHKEKLFGLVLAAVMVPQTVLALPLYLMASGTGLVNTFWSVFIPVLFNPFGVYLGRIFSQGYVPNEVLEAARVDGAGELTTYFRVALRMLGPGLVTVFLFQLTAIWNNFFLPMVMLSDQDLYPVSLGLYTWNSSATVSPEYYPVVIMGSLLAVLPLILAFALLQRFWKSGLTAGAVK, from the coding sequence ATGAGCGCGACGAGCCCCACCCGTGACTCCGCCACGCTGCGGCCCCGGCTGCTCGGCCGTTCCGTCGTCAATGTCGTGGTGGGCATCTCGGTGCTGTACACGCTGCTGCCGGTGCTGTGGCTGGTGCTCGCCGCGTCGAAGGACCGGGACGCCCTGTTCGGCAGCGACGTGCTGTCGCTGAACCACTTCGCCTTCGTACAGAACCTCAAGGACCTGTTCGCGATGGACGGCGGACTGTACGGGCGGTGGTACGGGAACAGCCTGCTGTACGCGGTGCTCGGCGCCGCGCTGGGCGCCCTCGTGAGCATCGCCTGCGGCTACGCCTTCGACAAGTACCGCTTCCCGCACAAGGAGAAGCTGTTCGGCCTGGTCCTCGCCGCCGTCATGGTGCCGCAGACGGTGCTGGCCCTGCCGCTGTATCTGATGGCGTCCGGCACCGGCCTGGTCAACACCTTCTGGTCGGTCTTCATCCCGGTGCTCTTCAATCCGTTCGGTGTGTATCTCGGCCGGATATTCAGTCAGGGGTACGTGCCGAACGAGGTGCTCGAAGCGGCGCGTGTGGACGGCGCCGGCGAGCTGACCACCTACTTCCGGGTCGCGCTGCGGATGCTCGGGCCCGGCCTGGTCACCGTCTTCCTCTTCCAGCTCACCGCCATCTGGAACAACTTCTTCCTGCCGATGGTGATGCTGTCCGACCAGGACCTGTATCCGGTCAGTCTGGGGCTCTACACCTGGAACAGTTCCGCAACCGTGTCCCCCGAGTACTACCCCGTTGTGATCATGGGCTCGCTGCTCGCCGTCCTCCCGTTGATCCTCGCCTTCGCACTGCTCCAGCGGTTCTGGAAGTCGGGGCTCACCGCGGGCGCCGTCAAGTAG
- a CDS encoding hydroxyacid dehydrogenase, producing MSSTTRTAARRPRAAVAMKPDAAAAVLAPRSLAALAEVCALAPLPVLDDFTTDRARAALADAELLVTGWGCPPLDENVLAAAPRLRAVVHTAGSVRGHITEACWDRGIEVSSAAAANALPVAEYTVAMILLSGKRALERARDYRAERRRDDWLRTSPEVGNYGRTVGILSASLIGRRVIELLRPYDLRVLLHDPYVSAADAAELGVRPVELAELFARSDVVSVHTPLLPATRGLVSRELLTSMRPDGVLINTSRGAVVDQDALTDVLRQDRIRAILDVTDPDTLPSGHPLWECDNALITPHLAGSQGNEWQRLVDLAVHEIGRWAAGDGFAHPVRRERLAFLA from the coding sequence ATGTCCAGCACCACCCGCACCGCGGCCCGTCGGCCGCGCGCCGCCGTCGCCATGAAGCCGGATGCCGCGGCCGCCGTCCTCGCCCCCCGATCCCTGGCCGCACTCGCCGAGGTGTGCGCCCTCGCCCCGCTGCCCGTACTCGACGACTTCACCACCGACCGTGCCCGCGCCGCGCTCGCGGACGCCGAACTCCTGGTCACCGGCTGGGGCTGCCCGCCTCTCGACGAGAACGTGCTGGCGGCGGCTCCCCGGCTGCGCGCCGTCGTGCACACGGCGGGCTCCGTCCGCGGGCACATCACCGAGGCCTGCTGGGACCGGGGCATCGAAGTGTCGTCGGCCGCCGCCGCCAACGCGCTGCCGGTCGCGGAGTACACCGTCGCGATGATCCTGCTCTCCGGCAAGCGGGCCCTGGAGCGGGCCCGCGACTACCGGGCGGAGCGCCGTCGTGACGACTGGCTGCGCACCTCGCCCGAGGTCGGCAACTACGGCCGCACCGTGGGCATCCTGTCCGCCTCGTTGATCGGCCGCCGCGTCATCGAGCTGCTGCGCCCGTACGACCTGCGGGTACTGCTGCACGATCCCTACGTCTCCGCGGCGGACGCCGCCGAGCTGGGTGTCCGGCCGGTCGAACTCGCCGAGCTGTTCGCGCGGAGCGACGTGGTGAGCGTCCACACCCCGCTGCTGCCCGCCACCCGCGGGCTCGTCAGTCGTGAACTGCTCACCTCGATGCGCCCGGACGGTGTGCTCATCAACACCTCGCGAGGCGCCGTCGTCGACCAGGACGCGCTCACCGACGTACTCCGGCAGGACCGGATCCGCGCGATCCTCGACGTCACCGACCCCGACACGCTGCCGTCCGGGCACCCCCTGTGGGAGTGCGACAACGCCCTGATCACTCCGCATCTCGCGGGCTCGCAGGGCAACGAGTGGCAGCGGCTGGTCGACCTGGCGGTCCACGAGATCGGCCGCTGGGCCGCGGGCGACGGTTTCGCCCACCCCGTACGACGCGAAAGGCTGGCATTCCTCGCATGA